A portion of the Leptospirales bacterium genome contains these proteins:
- a CDS encoding DUF4202 domain-containing protein codes for MQDREEMLKAVHAAIDRANSEDPQRDGEDGSAKALLYGRRMTTTLLAIEPAANLALCIAARGQHIRRWKIPRDTYPRDRAGYHRWRTDLQRFHAAELREILTALQFAEELILRVEALVQKRNLRQDSEVQLLEDVICLVFLSHYALEFAAQHDPVKTADILRKTAAKMSLAGRERALAWPMPAAVREIWLQCASGNPAEA; via the coding sequence ATGCAAGATCGCGAAGAAATGCTAAAGGCGGTCCACGCTGCAATTGATCGCGCCAACAGCGAGGATCCACAGCGAGATGGAGAGGATGGGAGCGCAAAGGCGCTGCTCTACGGGCGAAGGATGACGACCACGTTGCTTGCCATCGAACCGGCTGCCAACCTCGCCCTGTGCATCGCCGCACGCGGTCAGCACATTCGAAGGTGGAAAATTCCGCGCGATACCTATCCGCGTGACCGCGCCGGTTACCATCGCTGGCGAACTGATCTACAGCGATTTCACGCTGCCGAACTGCGGGAGATTCTGACAGCGCTGCAATTTGCGGAAGAGCTGATACTAAGAGTCGAGGCGCTGGTCCAAAAAAGGAATCTGCGCCAGGACAGCGAGGTGCAGCTGCTGGAGGATGTTATCTGTCTGGTTTTCTTGAGTCATTATGCGCTGGAGTTTGCCGCGCAACATGATCCGGTAAAAACCGCGGACATTTTAAGGAAGACGGCCGCCAAGATGTCCCTGGCCGGTCGCGAACGCGCTCTTGCATGGCCCATGCCCGCCGCGGTTCGTGAAATCTGGCTACAATGTGCCAGCGGCAATCCGGCCGAAGCTTGA
- a CDS encoding amidohydrolase family protein translates to MGGSLITRRQALAAGAGLLGAAAGVVAQGSDQADWLLQGGQLFDGSGAAPQQADLAIKDGHILAIGGLEGMAAKRRLNLRGLAVAPGFIDLHSHSDLALLQGGRALSKLYQGVTTEVIGQDGRSLAPLSSEQASASNRRLEAMGIAGANWLDFAGMVQRYDAAPLYANVVFLAGAGQLRRQILGDQFRPAAPLELARMTAAGRAARQAGVAGLSSGLEYPPGAYATRRELIALARQMGLYVTHMRNEDDRVLEALDEALSIAQNSGARLHVSHLKAQGRRNWPKQAEMLRRLAVDRNAGAWRSFDAYPYNAYSVSLISLLPVWARLDPAQPLGERLHNASLRERMAAGFERKIQSLDSYDAVLLSDLPHPDYRRYEGARLGQLAAALDKSPFDLVVEILDALGPRAAMIGFAMSEQNVAALMSEAWCAIASDGAALPFEGEGRPHPRNFSAFPRAIRFARDEGAASMQEMIRRMTSLPAAIVGLQGRGLLSTGFAADIVAFDPLHFRDRGDYLHPRQKPEGLAHVFVNGAPMILNGNLVAEGRGRPLRGAQWQ, encoded by the coding sequence GTGGGCGGATCCTTGATTACTCGAAGGCAGGCCTTAGCGGCCGGCGCCGGGCTGCTGGGCGCCGCCGCAGGAGTTGTGGCACAGGGCAGCGACCAGGCGGATTGGTTGCTACAAGGCGGCCAGCTCTTCGATGGCAGCGGCGCAGCGCCTCAACAGGCGGACCTTGCCATCAAAGATGGACATATCCTCGCCATCGGCGGCCTTGAGGGAATGGCGGCGAAGCGTCGCCTCAATCTGCGCGGTCTGGCCGTAGCGCCGGGCTTCATTGATTTGCACAGCCACAGTGATCTTGCGCTCCTGCAGGGCGGACGCGCGCTTTCCAAGCTCTACCAGGGCGTCACCACAGAAGTGATCGGGCAGGATGGCCGTAGCCTTGCACCGCTCAGTTCTGAACAGGCTTCAGCAAGCAACCGACGTCTGGAGGCCATGGGAATTGCCGGCGCGAATTGGCTCGATTTCGCGGGGATGGTGCAGCGCTACGACGCAGCGCCGCTCTATGCCAATGTAGTCTTCCTGGCGGGCGCCGGTCAGTTGCGCCGCCAGATCCTGGGCGATCAGTTTCGTCCGGCCGCGCCGCTGGAGCTGGCGCGCATGACTGCCGCCGGACGCGCTGCGCGTCAGGCGGGCGTCGCCGGGCTCAGCAGCGGACTGGAATATCCGCCGGGCGCTTATGCAACCAGGCGCGAGCTTATCGCTCTGGCCCGCCAGATGGGGTTATACGTTACACATATGCGCAACGAAGATGACCGGGTGCTGGAAGCGCTGGACGAGGCATTATCCATCGCCCAGAATTCTGGCGCGCGATTGCACGTCAGTCATCTCAAGGCGCAAGGGCGGCGCAACTGGCCAAAGCAAGCGGAGATGCTGCGTCGCCTGGCGGTCGACCGCAACGCCGGCGCATGGCGCAGCTTTGACGCCTATCCATACAATGCCTACAGCGTTAGCCTGATCTCATTGCTGCCAGTCTGGGCCCGACTGGATCCGGCGCAGCCACTGGGCGAGCGTTTGCACAATGCAAGCTTGCGCGAGCGGATGGCTGCCGGCTTTGAGCGAAAGATTCAGTCGCTTGATTCCTACGATGCGGTCCTGCTGTCCGATCTGCCTCATCCCGACTACCGGCGCTATGAAGGCGCCCGGCTGGGACAGCTGGCCGCCGCATTGGATAAGAGCCCCTTTGATCTGGTAGTAGAAATCCTCGATGCTCTTGGTCCGCGCGCCGCAATGATTGGCTTTGCAATGAGCGAGCAAAATGTAGCGGCGCTGATGTCCGAAGCCTGGTGCGCCATTGCCTCCGATGGCGCCGCCCTGCCCTTTGAGGGCGAGGGTCGTCCTCATCCGCGCAATTTCAGCGCCTTTCCACGCGCCATTCGCTTTGCGCGGGATGAGGGCGCAGCCAGCATGCAGGAAATGATCCGACGCATGACTTCGCTTCCAGCCGCCATTGTCGGCCTGCAGGGACGCGGACTGCTGTCGACCGGCTTTGCCGCCGATATCGTCGCCTTCGATCCGCTGCACTTTCGTGATCGCGGGGATTACCTGCATCCCCGGCAGAAGCCCGAAGGACTGGCGCATGTATTCGTGAATGGCGCGCCGATGATCCTCAACGGCAATCTGGTCGCGGAGGGGCGCGGCCGGCCGCTGCGCGGAGCACAGTGGCAATGA